The following proteins come from a genomic window of Lolium rigidum isolate FL_2022 chromosome 5, APGP_CSIRO_Lrig_0.1, whole genome shotgun sequence:
- the LOC124657883 gene encoding protein LURP-one-related 8-like — translation MCPLLPGTSRQANMSRIHPSDRRGDHGARRAASAARPGQEQPAVYTVWKRSSMGFQGTDGFSVYDAAGRLAFRVDNYARRPKAFAGELLLMDGRGAPLLSLRPQILSLHDRWNCYRVAPEEGCPDNTDGGSSGPAQQLFSMRKCAALQSTDDAEVYLSSASTATTSGRGCRAHPPPPPGFRVEGCFSRRNCKITGSDGHEAARISRKKSGASSAVSSRPVSLGDDVFSLVVRPGVDAATVMAIVVVMDRICRRPYAPMACSSQ, via the exons ATGTGCCCGCTGCTCCCTGGTACTAGCAGACAAGCCAACATGAGCAGGATCCACCCTTCCGATCGCCGCGGCGACCATGGTGCCCGGCGTGCCGCGTCGGCGGCGAGGCCAGGTCAGGAGCAGCCGGCGGTGTACACGGTGTGGAAGAGGTCCAGCATGGGGTTCCAGGGCACCGACGGCTTCTCCGTCTACGACGCCGCCGGGAGGCTCGCCTTCCGCGTCGACAACTACGCCCGCCGCCCCAAGGCCTTCGCCGGCGAGCTTCTGCTCATGGACGGCCGTGGTGCCCCTCTCCTGTCCCTCAGGCCGCAG ATTCTTAGCCTGCACGACCGATGGAACTGTTACAGAGTTGCGCCGGAAGAAGGCTGCCCCGACAACACGGACGGGGGCTCATCCGGGCCGGCGCAGCAGCTCTTCTCGATGAGGAAGTGCGCGGCTCTGCAGAGCACCGACGACGCGGAGGTCTACCTGTCATCAGCCTCGACGGCGACGACGTCGGGGCGTGGCTGCCGGGCTcaccctcctccacctcccggCTTCCGTGTGGAGGGCTGCTTCTCCAGGAGGAACTGCAAGATCACCGGCAGCGacggccacgaggcggcgcggataTCCAGGAAGAAATCTGGTGCGTCGTCTGCGGTGTCGTCCAGGCCGGTCTCTCTCGGCGACGACGTGTTCAGCCTGGTCGTTCGGCCGGGCGTGGACGCCGCGACGGTCATGGCTATCGTTGTCGTCATGGACCGGATCTGCCGGAGGCCGTACGCGCCGATGGCCTGCTCTTCGCAGTAG